A single genomic interval of Chitinophaga sp. 180180018-3 harbors:
- the kdpA gene encoding potassium-transporting ATPase subunit KdpA, with product MTTEILGVIATYGITLLLAWPLARYIVKVFRGDRTWSDFMSPVERLFFKISGIDPKEEMDWKQHMKALLTINLVWFVYAFFVLMFQDKLPLNPDGNPGQSADLAFNTAISFVVNCNLQHYAGETGVTYFTQLFVLAFLQFVSAATGIAALIVVFKAMKEKTTTKLGNFWDIFLKTITRILLPLSVVIGLIFIFNGMPASYAGKDTVITMQGDTVNVSRGPAAGFVAIKHLGTNGGGFFGANSAHPLENPNYVTWMTEMVAQVVIPIAMVFALGMFIQKRKFANVIFGIMTIGMLCLLIPSIQQEVAGNPRIAQMGIQQATGAMEGKEVRFGAAATGYWSTVTTIISTGSICGWHDSTMPLTGMMQLLGMMLNCFYGGCGVGILNYYIFIIIAVFISGLMVGRTPEFMGHKLEAREVKIAALITLLSPFLILAGTALSSWVVAHHPDMDWAMKPSAWLNNPSYHGFSEMLYEYTSSNANNGSGFEGLGDGNIFWNVTTGFVLILGRFLPIIGSVAIAGLMASKKYIPESAGTLRTDSLTFGAMTFAVIIILTALSYFPALALGPIAEYFSL from the coding sequence ATGACAACAGAAATTCTCGGCGTCATTGCCACCTACGGTATCACGCTGTTACTTGCCTGGCCCCTTGCGAGGTACATTGTAAAAGTATTCAGGGGCGACCGGACCTGGTCCGATTTTATGTCGCCCGTAGAGCGTCTCTTCTTTAAAATTTCAGGCATTGATCCTAAAGAGGAAATGGACTGGAAACAGCACATGAAAGCGCTGCTCACTATTAACCTGGTTTGGTTCGTTTATGCATTCTTTGTCCTGATGTTCCAGGATAAGTTGCCATTGAACCCTGATGGAAATCCAGGGCAATCAGCAGATCTGGCGTTTAACACCGCCATCAGTTTCGTTGTAAACTGTAACCTGCAGCATTATGCCGGAGAAACAGGCGTAACGTATTTTACACAGTTATTTGTACTGGCTTTCCTGCAATTTGTAAGCGCTGCCACAGGTATTGCCGCGTTGATCGTTGTGTTCAAAGCGATGAAGGAAAAAACCACTACGAAGCTGGGTAACTTCTGGGATATTTTCCTGAAAACCATTACCCGTATTTTATTACCACTGAGCGTGGTGATAGGGTTGATTTTTATATTCAATGGTATGCCCGCCAGCTACGCCGGTAAGGATACTGTTATTACCATGCAGGGTGATACCGTGAATGTTTCCCGTGGCCCTGCAGCCGGCTTTGTGGCTATCAAGCACCTGGGAACCAATGGAGGAGGCTTCTTTGGGGCCAACTCTGCACATCCGTTGGAAAACCCCAACTATGTTACCTGGATGACAGAAATGGTAGCACAGGTAGTTATTCCGATTGCGATGGTATTTGCGCTGGGTATGTTTATACAGAAGCGGAAATTTGCCAACGTCATATTCGGGATCATGACCATAGGTATGTTATGTTTATTGATCCCTTCTATACAACAGGAAGTAGCGGGGAACCCGCGCATTGCCCAAATGGGTATACAACAGGCTACCGGGGCCATGGAAGGTAAGGAAGTGCGTTTCGGCGCAGCCGCTACAGGTTACTGGAGTACAGTGACTACTATTATATCCACCGGGTCGATATGTGGCTGGCACGATAGTACCATGCCGCTCACCGGTATGATGCAGCTACTGGGTATGATGCTGAACTGCTTCTACGGTGGTTGCGGGGTAGGTATCCTTAACTATTACATCTTCATTATCATCGCTGTATTTATATCGGGGCTCATGGTCGGCCGCACGCCTGAATTCATGGGGCATAAGCTGGAAGCCCGGGAAGTGAAGATAGCGGCGCTGATTACGCTGTTGTCGCCTTTCCTGATCCTGGCCGGTACAGCCTTGTCGTCCTGGGTAGTGGCCCATCACCCGGATATGGACTGGGCTATGAAGCCTTCTGCATGGCTGAACAACCCGAGTTATCATGGGTTCTCTGAGATGCTGTATGAGTATACCTCTTCCAATGCGAACAACGGATCTGGTTTCGAAGGACTGGGAGATGGTAATATTTTCTGGAATGTGACCACCGGTTTCGTACTGATACTGGGCAGGTTCCTGCCGATCATCGGGTCAGTGGCTATTGCCGGACTGATGGCATCCAAGAAATATATACCTGAATCTGCCGGTACGCTGAGAACAGATTCACTGACATTCGGTGCTATGACCTTTGCAGTGATCATTATACTTACTGCGTTGTCTTATTTCCCTGCATTGGCGCTGGGCCCCATCGCAGAGTATTTTTCCCTGTAA
- the kdpB gene encoding potassium-transporting ATPase subunit KdpB, producing the protein MKHDNKLFPRDLVMESLKQSFVKLNPKLMIKNPVMFTVEIGTAVMLLVALYALFTGNRDQGSATYNIAVFVILFLTVLFANFAEAIAEARGKAQAESLRKTREETPAKKIELIGEIFTNEIKIVSSSSLRKGDIFVCDPGDIIPADGEIVEGLASIDESAITGESAPVIREAGGDKSSVVGGTKVLSDHIKVKVTTEPGESFLDKMIALVEGASRQKTPNEIALTILLASFTIVFIIVCVTLKPFADYAQTPITIAAFISLFVCLIPTTIGGLLSAIGIAGMDRALRANVITKSGKAVETAGDIDVLLLDKTGTITIGNRKATNFYATNGISQEEFIRLCALSSLSDETPEGKSIVELAGKEVVNKLSVSGASLVKFTAETRSSGIDLPDGNRIRKGAYDAIRRLTEKEGFNFPDETKARVESISKDGGTPLVVALNSKVQGVIELQDIIKPGISERFDRLRRMGVKTVMVTGDNPLTAKYIATKAGVDDFIAEAKPEDKMSYIRKEQNEGRLVAMMGDGTNDAPALAQADVGVAMNSGTQAAKEAGNMVDLDNDPTKLIEIVEIGKQLLMTRGTLTTFSIANDVAKYFAIVPALFVASIPALQGINIMKLHSPESAILSAVIFNAIIIPMLIPLALRGVAYKPIGASALLRRNLLIYGVGGIIAPFIGIKIIDMLIALFM; encoded by the coding sequence ATGAAGCATGATAATAAATTGTTTCCGAGAGACCTGGTGATGGAAAGCCTGAAACAGTCGTTCGTGAAACTGAATCCGAAACTGATGATCAAAAACCCGGTGATGTTCACCGTGGAAATAGGCACCGCCGTAATGTTGCTGGTAGCGTTATATGCGCTGTTCACCGGCAACAGGGATCAGGGCAGTGCAACATATAATATAGCCGTATTCGTTATACTTTTCCTCACTGTGCTGTTTGCCAACTTCGCAGAAGCGATCGCGGAGGCACGTGGTAAAGCGCAGGCGGAGAGTCTTCGTAAAACGAGAGAAGAAACTCCTGCCAAGAAAATAGAACTGATCGGAGAGATCTTCACCAACGAAATCAAGATCGTATCCTCTTCTTCCCTTCGTAAGGGCGATATCTTCGTCTGCGACCCGGGCGATATTATCCCGGCCGATGGAGAAATTGTAGAAGGCCTGGCGAGCATCGACGAATCAGCCATCACCGGTGAAAGTGCGCCGGTAATCAGAGAGGCTGGCGGCGATAAATCCAGCGTGGTGGGCGGAACCAAGGTTTTATCCGATCATATCAAAGTAAAAGTGACCACTGAACCGGGAGAATCTTTCCTGGATAAAATGATCGCCCTCGTAGAAGGCGCCAGCCGGCAGAAAACACCGAATGAAATTGCGCTGACGATCCTGTTAGCCAGCTTTACGATCGTGTTCATTATTGTGTGTGTGACGCTGAAACCTTTTGCGGACTATGCACAGACACCAATTACGATTGCGGCCTTCATTTCCCTGTTTGTATGCCTCATCCCTACTACCATTGGCGGGCTGTTATCAGCCATCGGGATCGCGGGTATGGACCGTGCACTGCGTGCCAACGTGATCACCAAATCAGGTAAGGCCGTGGAAACAGCAGGCGACATCGACGTACTGTTACTGGATAAAACCGGTACCATTACCATCGGTAACCGTAAGGCCACTAACTTTTATGCCACCAACGGCATTTCCCAGGAAGAGTTCATCCGCCTTTGCGCACTCAGCTCTTTATCCGACGAAACACCGGAAGGTAAATCCATTGTGGAGCTGGCCGGAAAAGAGGTGGTGAACAAACTGTCTGTAAGTGGTGCGAGCCTGGTGAAATTTACCGCCGAAACACGCAGCAGTGGAATCGACCTGCCGGATGGTAACCGCATTCGCAAAGGGGCTTATGATGCCATCAGAAGACTGACAGAGAAAGAAGGATTCAACTTCCCGGATGAAACAAAAGCCAGAGTAGAATCTATTTCCAAAGATGGTGGAACTCCCCTTGTAGTGGCGCTTAACAGTAAAGTACAGGGCGTAATAGAATTACAGGATATCATCAAACCCGGTATCAGCGAGCGTTTCGACCGTCTGCGCAGAATGGGAGTTAAAACAGTGATGGTAACAGGTGATAACCCGCTTACTGCCAAATACATTGCCACCAAAGCAGGTGTGGATGATTTTATCGCCGAAGCAAAACCGGAAGATAAAATGAGCTATATCCGTAAAGAGCAGAACGAGGGCCGCCTTGTAGCGATGATGGGCGATGGTACCAACGATGCACCGGCGCTGGCACAGGCCGATGTTGGAGTAGCGATGAACAGTGGTACCCAGGCTGCAAAAGAAGCCGGTAACATGGTGGACCTGGATAACGATCCTACTAAGCTGATTGAAATCGTGGAAATCGGAAAACAATTGCTGATGACCCGTGGTACCCTCACTACGTTTTCCATTGCCAACGACGTAGCCAAATACTTTGCTATCGTACCTGCCTTGTTCGTGGCCTCTATCCCGGCGTTGCAGGGAATCAATATCATGAAACTGCATAGCCCGGAATCGGCTATCCTGAGCGCGGTGATCTTCAACGCCATCATCATTCCGATGTTGATACCGCTGGCATTGCGCGGGGTGGCTTACAAACCGATCGGCGCCAGCGCACTGCTTCGCCGGAACCTGCTGATATATGGCGTAGGTGGTATTATAGCGCCTTTCATCGGTATCAAGATCATTGATATGCTGATAGCATTGTTCATGTAA
- a CDS encoding K(+)-transporting ATPase subunit C, with product MKKYLWPSVKLTLLLIVLLGGLYPLFLAGIAKMAPGKGDGIKVMHNGRVVGYENIAQKFTDDKYFQPRPSTVDYNAAGSGGSNKSAGNPEYLKSVEQRIDTFLVHNPDVKKADIPAELVTASASGLDPDLTPAAAYVQVPRVAKARGIAADKLKQLIDANTQKPVLGILGVAKVNVLKLNIALDDQK from the coding sequence ATGAAAAAATATCTTTGGCCTTCCGTAAAACTCACCCTGCTGCTGATTGTACTGCTGGGCGGTTTATATCCCCTGTTCCTGGCGGGTATCGCCAAAATGGCTCCGGGTAAGGGCGACGGCATCAAAGTGATGCATAACGGAAGAGTAGTAGGATATGAAAATATTGCCCAGAAATTTACTGACGATAAATACTTCCAGCCCCGCCCTTCCACTGTAGATTATAATGCAGCCGGTTCCGGCGGATCCAACAAATCGGCCGGTAACCCCGAGTACCTGAAATCTGTGGAACAGCGCATCGATACCTTCCTCGTGCATAACCCGGATGTAAAAAAAGCCGATATACCAGCGGAGCTGGTTACGGCTTCCGCCAGCGGTCTTGACCCGGATCTGACCCCTGCTGCAGCATATGTGCAGGTGCCAAGAGTGGCCAAAGCCAGAGGAATAGCTGCTGATAAACTGAAACAGCTGATTGATGCCAATACCCAAAAACCAGTGCTCGGTATTTTGGGCGTAGCAAAGGTTAATGTGTTAAAATTGAACATAGCGCTGGACGATCAGAAGTAA
- a CDS encoding porin has translation MKKILLLAGALAAAITMFAQEAPQQDKDKEKGKITFSGYAEAYYSYDFNNPANHTKPGFLYNFNRHNELNLNLGMVKANYTSDRVRANVGLMTGTYAQYNLAAEPGIFQYVYEANVGIRVGKNVWIDAGVMPSHIGFESAIGKDCYTLTRSILGENSPYYETGAKVTWTPNDKWSFAIMYLNGWQRIKKVDGNQTPSFGSQITFKPSDKILLNWSTYVGNDLPDSVREMRYFNNVYGTFNITDKFSLIAGFDYGLQQKAKGSSDLNSWYSPVVIARYAFTGKFAMAGRVEHYNDRHGVVISTGTPDGFQTTGYSLNLDFTPVDHVMFRLEGRTFSGKDKTFMKGTEMKNTNTAITASLAVWF, from the coding sequence ATGAAGAAAATTTTATTACTGGCAGGAGCCCTGGCAGCTGCTATTACCATGTTTGCCCAGGAAGCTCCTCAACAGGACAAAGACAAAGAGAAAGGAAAGATCACTTTTTCAGGTTATGCGGAAGCTTATTACAGCTATGATTTCAACAATCCCGCAAATCACACCAAACCGGGGTTCCTGTACAATTTCAACAGGCACAACGAATTAAACCTGAACCTGGGAATGGTGAAGGCCAATTACACATCGGACCGGGTTAGAGCCAATGTTGGCCTGATGACCGGTACCTACGCCCAGTATAACCTGGCGGCAGAACCGGGGATCTTTCAGTATGTATACGAAGCCAACGTTGGCATACGGGTTGGAAAGAACGTTTGGATAGATGCAGGTGTCATGCCTTCCCACATCGGTTTTGAGAGCGCTATCGGGAAGGATTGCTATACCCTGACCCGCAGCATACTGGGAGAAAATTCGCCTTACTATGAAACCGGCGCCAAAGTAACGTGGACGCCTAACGACAAATGGTCGTTTGCCATTATGTACCTCAACGGATGGCAGCGGATCAAAAAAGTGGATGGTAACCAGACACCTTCCTTCGGCAGTCAGATCACCTTTAAGCCGTCTGATAAAATACTGCTGAACTGGAGCACCTATGTCGGAAATGACCTGCCGGATAGTGTGCGTGAGATGCGCTACTTTAACAATGTTTATGGTACCTTTAACATAACAGATAAATTCAGTTTAATAGCAGGATTTGACTATGGGCTGCAACAGAAAGCAAAAGGTTCTTCTGATTTGAACAGCTGGTATAGCCCGGTTGTTATAGCGAGATATGCCTTTACCGGCAAATTCGCGATGGCGGGCCGTGTGGAGCACTACAACGACCGGCATGGTGTAGTCATCAGCACGGGTACACCGGATGGATTCCAGACAACAGGATATTCCCTGAACCTTGATTTTACACCCGTAGATCATGTTATGTTCAGGCTGGAAGGCAGAACATTCAGCGGAAAGGATAAAACATTTATGAAGGGTACAGAAATGAAAAATACCAATACAGCTATTACTGCGTCACTGGCAGTATGGTTCTAA
- a CDS encoding sensor protein KdpD, which translates to MTDKEQSVQHFLNLANRAGRGKFKIYIGMSAGVGKTYRMLQEAHAMLRNGVNIQIGYIETHGRAETHALLEGLPQIPRRQVFYKGKMLEEMDLSTILLLSPEWVVVDELAHSNIPGSKNEKRWQDVVDILNAGINVLSAVNIQHIESINQEVKSITGVEVQERIPDLVLQMADEVVNIDLTADELITRLKEGKIYDRSKVESALNNFFQAEKILQLRELALKEVTTQVERKVETEIPRNLQMRHESFLACISSNDEVARKVIRKTARLAAYYHAEWYVLYVQTPRESADKIQLASQRHLINNLKLATELGAEVVQEHSAKVSETIIRVALDKRVTTICMGKPHINLFRIILRTNLFNQLLKTLSTNDIDIIILS; encoded by the coding sequence ATGACAGATAAAGAACAATCCGTACAGCATTTCCTTAACCTGGCCAACCGCGCCGGCAGGGGTAAATTCAAGATATACATCGGCATGAGTGCCGGTGTGGGTAAAACCTACAGGATGCTCCAGGAGGCGCATGCCATGTTAAGGAATGGAGTCAATATTCAGATAGGATATATTGAAACACATGGGCGTGCCGAAACGCACGCCCTGCTGGAAGGACTGCCGCAGATCCCACGGCGGCAGGTATTCTACAAGGGTAAGATGCTGGAGGAAATGGATCTTTCCACTATCCTGCTACTGTCGCCGGAATGGGTGGTAGTAGATGAGCTGGCGCACAGCAATATCCCCGGATCTAAGAATGAAAAACGCTGGCAGGATGTAGTAGACATACTGAATGCCGGCATCAATGTGTTGTCGGCCGTAAATATTCAGCACATTGAAAGTATCAACCAGGAGGTGAAATCCATTACTGGTGTGGAAGTGCAGGAACGTATCCCCGACCTGGTATTGCAGATGGCGGATGAAGTAGTGAACATCGACCTTACGGCCGACGAGTTGATCACAAGGTTGAAAGAAGGGAAAATCTATGACCGTTCCAAAGTGGAGAGTGCGCTGAACAATTTTTTCCAGGCCGAAAAGATTCTGCAGCTGAGAGAGCTGGCGTTGAAAGAAGTAACTACGCAGGTAGAAAGAAAGGTGGAAACCGAGATACCGCGTAACCTGCAAATGAGGCATGAGAGTTTTCTTGCCTGCATATCATCGAACGATGAAGTGGCGCGGAAGGTGATCCGAAAAACAGCCAGGCTGGCGGCTTATTATCATGCGGAATGGTATGTGCTATACGTACAAACCCCCAGGGAAAGCGCAGATAAGATACAGCTGGCTTCCCAGCGTCATCTGATCAACAACCTGAAACTTGCAACAGAACTGGGAGCGGAAGTGGTGCAGGAACATAGTGCGAAAGTATCGGAAACGATCATCCGGGTGGCACTCGATAAAAGGGTAACCACTATATGCATGGGCAAACCACATATCAATCTTTTCCGCATCATTCTGCGAACGAACCTGTTTAATCAGCTGCTGAAAACGCTTTCTACCAACGACATTGACATTATCATATTATCATGA
- a CDS encoding ATP-binding protein yields MSKFRLKTKITLGVLFLYIMLLVVSILGYYYLNRLNEKAKFILKDNYESLEYSKNMLVALEDLPQHRAQAMQLFSTNLKKQEANVTERGEKRATEEVARIFELMRKDSTADISAIKKSIYTIMDLNMAAIVGKNEKVKKTADNALLYIAIISGVCFLLGFTFVYNFPGYIASPIDALTEAIKDIANKQYSKRLFFKSGDEFGDLATAFNTMAQRLDEYEHSNLARIVFEKQRAEAVISSLKDATIGFDTNNVILFVNQPALQLLSMQEKDLIGQPAAEIAKRNDLLRYLVSNQENAPLKIVVDGKECFFTRETTDIQYEHKRIGYVVILRNITSFKEQDIAKTHFIATISHELKTPLAASDFSIKLLEDDRTGTLNKEQTELVDSLKQDNRRMIKIVSELLDLSQVESGNIQLQPQPVTPLNIIQYAMDTVQKQAAQKEITIRTNVPDTLPRVLADVEKTAWVLVNLLTNAIRYSGKGAVIDLSVSDMGTEMMSFVVQDYGKGVPEAFRNKIFERFFQVPGAKGNQGSGLGLAISKEFIEAQGGIIGVESEEGKGSRFFFTLPEA; encoded by the coding sequence ATGAGCAAATTCAGACTGAAAACGAAAATTACGCTGGGCGTGTTGTTTCTCTACATCATGCTATTGGTGGTAAGTATACTGGGATATTATTACCTGAACCGTCTGAATGAGAAAGCCAAGTTTATATTAAAAGACAACTACGAATCGCTCGAGTATTCGAAAAACATGCTGGTAGCCCTGGAAGATCTGCCGCAGCATCGTGCCCAGGCCATGCAGTTGTTTTCTACTAATCTGAAGAAACAAGAGGCGAATGTAACAGAGCGTGGAGAGAAAAGGGCAACGGAAGAAGTAGCCCGCATTTTTGAATTGATGCGAAAGGATTCCACAGCCGATATCAGCGCTATTAAGAAGAGCATTTATACTATCATGGACCTCAATATGGCGGCCATTGTAGGGAAGAATGAAAAGGTAAAGAAGACAGCCGATAATGCACTGCTCTATATCGCGATCATCAGCGGGGTTTGTTTCCTGTTGGGATTTACATTCGTTTATAATTTCCCCGGATATATTGCGAGCCCCATTGATGCGCTCACTGAAGCCATAAAAGACATTGCCAACAAGCAATACAGTAAACGGTTGTTTTTTAAGTCGGGCGACGAGTTCGGAGATCTGGCCACTGCCTTTAATACGATGGCCCAGCGCCTCGATGAATACGAGCATAGTAACCTGGCCAGAATTGTATTTGAGAAGCAGCGTGCAGAAGCGGTGATCAGCAGTCTGAAAGATGCTACCATCGGTTTCGATACCAACAACGTCATTCTGTTTGTTAACCAGCCTGCGCTGCAGTTACTCAGTATGCAGGAAAAAGATCTGATAGGCCAGCCTGCTGCAGAAATAGCCAAGCGGAATGATCTGTTACGTTACCTGGTGAGCAATCAGGAGAATGCGCCGCTGAAGATAGTGGTGGACGGGAAAGAGTGTTTTTTTACAAGGGAAACAACAGATATCCAGTACGAACATAAGCGTATAGGCTATGTCGTTATTCTCCGGAATATCACTTCATTTAAAGAGCAGGATATCGCCAAGACACATTTTATCGCCACTATTTCGCACGAGTTGAAGACTCCCCTGGCGGCATCTGATTTCAGCATCAAGTTGTTGGAAGATGATAGAACCGGTACGCTGAATAAGGAGCAAACGGAGCTGGTAGATAGTCTGAAGCAGGATAACCGGCGAATGATAAAGATCGTAAGTGAACTGCTGGACCTGTCGCAGGTAGAAAGCGGCAATATACAGCTGCAGCCGCAGCCTGTAACACCGCTGAATATCATTCAGTATGCGATGGATACGGTGCAAAAACAGGCTGCACAGAAAGAAATCACTATCCGCACTAATGTGCCCGACACGCTTCCCCGGGTGCTGGCTGATGTGGAGAAAACAGCCTGGGTACTTGTAAACCTGCTGACCAATGCGATCCGGTATTCAGGTAAGGGCGCGGTGATAGATCTGAGTGTTTCAGATATGGGTACAGAAATGATGTCTTTTGTGGTACAGGATTATGGCAAAGGGGTACCAGAGGCTTTCCGTAATAAAATCTTTGAACGATTTTTCCAGGTGCCGGGGGCAAAGGGTAATCAGGGCAGCGGGCTTGGGCTGGCCATTTCCAAGGAATTTATTGAAGCGCAGGGAGGTATCATTGGCGTAGAAAGTGAAGAAGGTAAAGGCAGTCGTTTCTTCTTCACCCTGCCGGAGGCGTAA